ATTGAGCGCGTCGGTGAACGTTTTTTCAGCGATGTCTTTATCTGCTATATCGTCCCACATCGACAGTTTTTCAAGGGTTGCGGCCTCTTTTGTGCCGCGATAGTGCTCAAGCAATTGACCTGTAGTCAGGCCTGGCTGTGACAAACAAGTGTTGACCAGTTCTGTAAATAAGCCAAGCCCCGCAAGCCTTGATTGATCCAAACCCTCTAACGGCGGAACCTTTGGAGCCAATTCCGGGTTCTGGATCAATAACCCTATCAGTATACGCATGGTTGTGCGTTTTAGCTGAGGAGCGGGGCGTGTCGTTGCGCTTTCCACTTGTTTTGGCATTAATCGATCAAGTTGCGCATCGTCGAAAATGCCAATTTTATTCCCCAACAGCTGGCGCAACTGGATGCGTAGCGTTTCACCCGGCACCTGGTTGATTAACGGCAGCGCTAATGCGGCAAGCTGCGTTGTACCGTCCGGCGTGGTTAAATCCGCTTGCGGCAACAGGCTGTTAAACAGAAACGTGGAGAGCGGTAGTGCCTGCTCCATCCGCGCTTCGAATGCCTCTTTGCCCTCTTTACGCACCAGCGTGTCCGGATCTTCACCATCCGGTAAAAACATAAAACGCAGCTGACGGCCATCGCTCATATAAGGCAGCGCGGTTTCCAGCGCCCGCCATGCGGCATCACGGCCAGCACGGTCGCCGTCGTAACAACAGATAACATTTTTAGTTACGCGAAAAAGTAACTGAATATGATCCGCCGTTGTTGACGTTCCGAGCGAAGCCACCGCGTAGTTGATGCCGTATTGCGCCAGCGCCACCACGTCCATATAACCTTCAACGACCAACAGTCGCTGGGGCTCGTCATTGTCCTGCTGCGCTTCATAAAGGCCATATAGCTGGCGGCCCTTATGGAAAATATCCGTTTCCGGGGAGTTCAGGTATTTAGGCGTATCGTTACCCAGAACGCGCCCACCAAAACCAATCACCCGTCCACGTTTGTCACGAATGGGAAACATGACCCGTTCGCGGAAACGATCGTAACTGCGTCCCTGATCGTTTGTGACCAGCATACCCGCATCAATCAGTGATTTACGGTTTTCGCTGTTGCCGCCAAAACGCTTTAATACGTTGTCCCAGCCGGGAGGCGCGTAACCAATGGCGAACCGCTCAATGATTTCGCTGCTCAGGCCGCGTCTGGACAGATACTGGCGTGCAGGCTCTGCGGCAGGTTGTGTCAACGATTGCTGATAAAATGCGTTTAGCCCATCCATTAATTGATAGAGCGTTTGCCGTTGATGGCGCTCTATCAGGCTGGGTCCACTGCCTGCTTCAAACGGCACTTCAAGGTTGTGCATTGCCGCCAGTTCTTCGACGCTTTCGACAAACTCAAGCTTGTCGTAGTTCATCAGGAAGTCGAGGGCGTTGCCATGCGCGCCACAGCCAAAGCAGTGGTAAAACTGTTTTTCACCGTTCACGGTGAAAGAGGGCGTTTTTTCGTTATGGAAAGGACAACACGCGTGATAATTCTTACCCTGCTTTTTCAGCTTTACACGTGCGTCGATGAGATCGACGATGTCGGTGCGCGCCAGCAGGTCATTAATGAAGACACGTGGGATTCGTCCAGCCATAAGCCCCGTTTTGATCTTTTATAGCCGTTGTTTTCCGGGCCAACATAATGCGACCGAAATCCGCAGGTTATATCAGGTTATAAACGAAAATAAGCCGCGCATTCCTTTCGGAAGCACGGCCTTACAACTACAACTCGGTCTAAACGAAAGGGCGCTAGCCCTGACAGATTAGTACAGACGAGTACGGCGTGCGTTTTCGCGAGCCAGTTTCTTCGCGTGACGTTTCACTGCGGATGCTTTAGCGCGTTTACGTTCGGTAGTCGGTTTTTCATAGAACTCACGACGACGAACTTCCGCCAGAACACCTGCTTTCTCGCAGGAACGTTTGAAGCGACGCAGAGCTACGTCGAACGGCTCGTTTTCACGTACTTTAATTACCGGCATGTGCCTCTCACCTTTGATTAATTCGGTTTGCCGCTGGCGTTCACGCCAGCTTATTTCAAAATGGTGCGGAATTTTACTGCAAGTGCTGCTGCTTTGTAAAGCACCGCCGCCCTTTTTGAAAGGGGACTTTTGTAAGGGTGAGGAGTATACACGAACTCCGCTGCATGAGTGAGCAAAGTTTTACTTCGACCCGCATTCGCCCTACACTGCGCGCTATTGCAAAGAGGTAAACAGAGTCATGCGCATACTGGGCATTGAAACATCCTGCGATGAAACCGGCATCGCAATTTATGACGATCAACAAGGGCTTCTGGCCAACCAGCTGTATAGTCAGGTAAAACTCCACGCTGATTACGGCGGCGTCGTGCCGGAGCTGGCTTCGCGCGATCACGTGCGTAAAACCGTGCCGCTGATTCAGGCCGCGTTGAAAGAGTCCGGATTAACCGCGAAAGATATTGATGCAGTGGCTTACACCGCAGGGCCTGGCCTTGTCGGCGCGCTGCTGGTTGGCGCGACGGTTGGCCGTTCGCTCGCTTTCGCCTGGGACGTTCCCGCCATCCCGGTTCACCATATGGAAGGACACTTGCTGGCGCCAATGCTGGAAGAAAATCCACCAGCGTTTCCATTCGTTGCGCTACTGGTTTCCGGCGGCCACACGCAGCTTATCAGCGTAACCGGCATCGGACATTACGAGCTGCTTGGTGAGTCGATTGATGATGCCGCCGGGGAAGCTTTTGATAAAACGGCTAAGCTGCTGGGGCTTGATTATCCGGGTGGGCCGATGCTCTCAAAACTGGCGGCTCAGGGCACGGAAGGCCGTTTTGTCTTCCCGCGTCCGATGACCGATCGTCCGGGGCTGGATTTTAGCTTCTCCGGTCTGAAAACTTTCGCGGCGAATACCATTCGTAACAACGGTTCTGACGAGCAAACCCGCGCCGATATTGCGCGTGCGTTTGAAGATGCCGTGGTTGATACGCTAATGATCAAATGCAAGCGTGCGCTGGATCAAACCGGTTTTACGCGTCTGGTGATGGCGGGCGGTGTGAGCGCCAACCGTACGCTGCGTGCGAAACTGGCGGAAATGATGCACAAACGTCGTGGCGAAGTGTTCTATGCGCGCCCGGAGTTTTGCACCGATAACGGCGCGATGATCGCCTATGCGGGAATGGTGCGTCTGAAAGCGGGTAATGATGCAGGGCTGGGTGTGACGGTGCGTCCGCGCTGGCCACTGGCGGAGTTGCCTGCGGCGTAAACCGTGATGGCCCGGTAGCACAAGGTGCGCCGGGCACTGTTACGACGCTTTTTCTTTCTCTTCTTTTTTCTTCTTCAGCTTCGACCAGATTTTGCCTTCCTGGTGTCGCCACAGGCGCTGAATATTGTCGTGATGGCGTAGCAGGATCAGGCAGGACAGCATCGCGACCGGGAAAGTGAACTGCGGTTTGAACCACCAGACATAAAAGGGCGCGATCAACGCGCTGACAATCGCCCCCAGCGATGAATAGCCGCTCAGCAGTACCGTTAACAGCCAGGTTCCCGCCATCACGCCTGTTAAATCCCAGCCGATAGGTGCAATAGCGCCAAATGCCGTTGCCACCCCTTTACCGCCTTGAAACTTAAAGAAAACCGGCCAGATATGACCAAGACAGGCGGCAATCGCAATAAGGCCGAGCCAGAACGGCGTTACGCCAAGTGCGTACGCGCCCCACACCGGCAGCATGCCTTTTAAGACGTCAAAAATCAGTACCGTTAGCGCTGCACCTTTGCCGCCAATGCGTAATACGTTGGTCGCTCCGGGGTTGCCGGAGCCACTCTCGCGCGGATCGGGCAGACCGGCGATGCGGCAGACCAGAATGGCGCTGGAAATAGAGCCACAAAGGTATGCAAGGAGAATCATCCCAGGCGCGATTGCACTCATAACGCTGTTCCGTTGTGAAAATGTCGTTTTATTCTCTGCATCCATGGATAATACGCATAAATGATGGAAAGTGGTATCCAGGTTTTGCGCAAAATCTGACAGGTAGCCACTAAAGATGCGGCCTGGCGGCGGCAATGGTGTGGCAAATAGCAGGCGAGGTGAGATGGACATTGTATTTATAGAGCAGCTTTCGGTTATCACCACCATTGGTGTTTACGACTGGGAACAGACCATTGAGCAGAAGCTGGTGTTCGATATCGAAATGGCCTGGGATAACCGCGTTGCGGCGAAAAGCGACAATGTGAACGATTGTCTGAGCTATGCGGATATCGCAGATGCCATTATCGGCCACGTCGAAGGCGGGCGTTTTGCGCTTGTTGAACGCGTTGCGGAGGAGGTGGCTGAGCTGTTGCTGGCGCGCTTTAATTCGCCCTGGGTGCGTATCAAATTGAGCAAACCAGGTGCGGTTGCGCGGGCGCTGAATGTGGGCGTAATCATTGAGCGTGGCTTAAATCCGAAAGAAAGTATTTAAATTCATAATAGTTAAACCAAGCGCTAGTATTCAGGTCATAGATCTCGGTCTTTCACGGCTTCTCCGCGGGATAAGCCGTTTTTTATATCTTTTTAGGGGTTTATTTGATGGGCGATATGCATTCATTGCTGGTAGCAGCCATTCTGGGTGTCGTTGAAGGTCTCACAGAATTTCTGCCCGTATCCAGTACCGGTCACATGATAATCGTTGGGCATTTATTAGGCTTTGAAGGTGATACGGCAAAAACGTTCGAGGTGGTGATCCAGTTAGGTTCGATCCTCGCGGTAGTGGTGATGTTCTGGCGGCGTTTGTTTGGCCTGATTGGCATTCATTTCGGCAAGCAGCCGCATGAAGGCACTGGCACCGGCCGCCTGACGCTGATTCATATCCTGTTAGGCATGATCCCGGCGGTGGTGCTGGGGCTGGTATTCCACGATACCATCAAATCGCTGTTTAACCCGCTAAACGTGACCTATGCACTGGTGGTGGGTGGTTTCTTGCTGATTGCCGCTGAAGTGCTGAAGCCGAAAGTCCCGCGCGCGCAGGGCGTGGATGATATGACTTATCGCCAGGCTTTTATGATTGGTTGCTTCCAGTGTCTGGCACTGTGGCCGGGTTTTTCCCGTTCCGGGGCGACGATCTCAGGCGGGATGCTGATGGGCGTTAGCCGCTATGCGGCGTCCGAGTTCTCTTTCCTGCTGGCGGTGCCGATGATGATGGGCGCGACGGTACTGGATCTCTACAAGAGCATGGGCTTTCTCACCGTGAGTGATATCCCAATGTTCGCCGTCGGTTTTATCACCGCATTTATCGTTGCGCTGATTGCCATCAAAACCTTCCTGGAGCTGATTAAACACATCTCTTTTATTCCGTTCGCGATTTACCGTTTTGTGGTCGCGGCAGCGGTTTATCTGGTCTTCTTCTAAGACTTGCGCCCTCAGTCTTTTGGCTGAGGGCAACGATGTTCCTTCCAGACCGCCAGCGCGGCAATCCGCCGACGCGTCAGCTCCTCACGCACTTCCGCTCCCTTAAACCCTGCCTCTATGACGGCTTTCGTCGGCACGGCGCGCGCCACTTCCCAGGCTTCGCGCAGTAAACGCCCCTGCGAATAGTCGCAGGCTTCAAAACCGGTGCGCCCACGCACGTCCGCTTCGCTGGTCAGCGCGATTTGCTCAACACGCTGCGGTTTACGCCAGGCGTCGATGGAATCGAACAATTTGACGATGGTTTTCGGCTGCAAAATAGGAAAGGTGTGGATCAGGTCGTGGAACTCGGCCACCAGTTTGGCTAAATCGCGGATCTCGTTTGGTACGCGCAGTCGCTGGCACAACCCCTCGACCAGTTTGACGCCCGCCGGGCCGTGCCCGTGATGGCGCGGCCAGAGCGCTTTTGGCGTTAGCGCTTTGCCTAAATCATGGCACAACGTGGCGAAGCGCACATCCACCTGCGGGCTGAGCATTGCCGCCATCGAGAGCGTCATTAGCGTATGTATGCCGGTGTCGATTTCCGGGTGCCATTTCGCCGGTGCCG
This genomic interval from Kosakonia sacchari SP1 contains the following:
- the dnaG gene encoding DNA primase codes for the protein MAGRIPRVFINDLLARTDIVDLIDARVKLKKQGKNYHACCPFHNEKTPSFTVNGEKQFYHCFGCGAHGNALDFLMNYDKLEFVESVEELAAMHNLEVPFEAGSGPSLIERHQRQTLYQLMDGLNAFYQQSLTQPAAEPARQYLSRRGLSSEIIERFAIGYAPPGWDNVLKRFGGNSENRKSLIDAGMLVTNDQGRSYDRFRERVMFPIRDKRGRVIGFGGRVLGNDTPKYLNSPETDIFHKGRQLYGLYEAQQDNDEPQRLLVVEGYMDVVALAQYGINYAVASLGTSTTADHIQLLFRVTKNVICCYDGDRAGRDAAWRALETALPYMSDGRQLRFMFLPDGEDPDTLVRKEGKEAFEARMEQALPLSTFLFNSLLPQADLTTPDGTTQLAALALPLINQVPGETLRIQLRQLLGNKIGIFDDAQLDRLMPKQVESATTRPAPQLKRTTMRILIGLLIQNPELAPKVPPLEGLDQSRLAGLGLFTELVNTCLSQPGLTTGQLLEHYRGTKEAATLEKLSMWDDIADKDIAEKTFTDALNHMFDSMLERRQEELIARDRTHGLSSEERRELWQLNQELAKK
- the rpsU gene encoding 30S ribosomal protein S21, coding for MPVIKVRENEPFDVALRRFKRSCEKAGVLAEVRRREFYEKPTTERKRAKASAVKRHAKKLARENARRTRLY
- the tsaD gene encoding tRNA (adenosine(37)-N6)-threonylcarbamoyltransferase complex transferase subunit TsaD, with product MRILGIETSCDETGIAIYDDQQGLLANQLYSQVKLHADYGGVVPELASRDHVRKTVPLIQAALKESGLTAKDIDAVAYTAGPGLVGALLVGATVGRSLAFAWDVPAIPVHHMEGHLLAPMLEENPPAFPFVALLVSGGHTQLISVTGIGHYELLGESIDDAAGEAFDKTAKLLGLDYPGGPMLSKLAAQGTEGRFVFPRPMTDRPGLDFSFSGLKTFAANTIRNNGSDEQTRADIARAFEDAVVDTLMIKCKRALDQTGFTRLVMAGGVSANRTLRAKLAEMMHKRRGEVFYARPEFCTDNGAMIAYAGMVRLKAGNDAGLGVTVRPRWPLAELPAA
- the plsY gene encoding glycerol-3-phosphate 1-O-acyltransferase PlsY: MSAIAPGMILLAYLCGSISSAILVCRIAGLPDPRESGSGNPGATNVLRIGGKGAALTVLIFDVLKGMLPVWGAYALGVTPFWLGLIAIAACLGHIWPVFFKFQGGKGVATAFGAIAPIGWDLTGVMAGTWLLTVLLSGYSSLGAIVSALIAPFYVWWFKPQFTFPVAMLSCLILLRHHDNIQRLWRHQEGKIWSKLKKKKEEKEKAS
- the folB gene encoding bifunctional dihydroneopterin aldolase/7,8-dihydroneopterin epimerase, whose amino-acid sequence is MDIVFIEQLSVITTIGVYDWEQTIEQKLVFDIEMAWDNRVAAKSDNVNDCLSYADIADAIIGHVEGGRFALVERVAEEVAELLLARFNSPWVRIKLSKPGAVARALNVGVIIERGLNPKESI
- the bacA gene encoding undecaprenyl-diphosphate phosphatase gives rise to the protein MGDMHSLLVAAILGVVEGLTEFLPVSSTGHMIIVGHLLGFEGDTAKTFEVVIQLGSILAVVVMFWRRLFGLIGIHFGKQPHEGTGTGRLTLIHILLGMIPAVVLGLVFHDTIKSLFNPLNVTYALVVGGFLLIAAEVLKPKVPRAQGVDDMTYRQAFMIGCFQCLALWPGFSRSGATISGGMLMGVSRYAASEFSFLLAVPMMMGATVLDLYKSMGFLTVSDIPMFAVGFITAFIVALIAIKTFLELIKHISFIPFAIYRFVVAAAVYLVFF